GCAGGAGGTTATACTCAATTGTATTAACATTGTTGATTTGTGCCTATTGATATGCTTGAAATGACTCTCTAGCATAAGTTCTTAATTGACTTTTGGTTTTGTAGGCTGTTTTTAGAGAGGACATGCTATGCAGGGACATTGAAgatcttcaaaaatattatcaagtacGTTGAACTTTATCTTACCTTGCTGTAAAGTTACTTTTGCTTTTGCATTATTCTCTATTTACTTCTAGTTGTGATGTGTAGTTTTGTGTGTTCTCTAGGCAAGTGAACGTCGATGTGAGGAGCTGATTACTCAAGTTCCTGATTCTACAAGGCCTCTCCTAAGGCAGATTGAAGCCATGCAGGtggatttataattttcatccaTCTTTAGGTAACATTTGGTGACTGTCTCAGGACAGAAAAGACCAAGGCAGTAGGGACAGAGCGACACGTCTCTTTATCTCTTGTTTTGGAAGTATAAATTCACTCCAAAACTATTGGATATGTATTTTTATGTCTCCGTCTTTCCAACCAAACACGTTTCTATTCCCAAAATCTTTGTCTCTTCTGTTCCTGAATGGTAACCAAACCCTACCTTAGAGTTGCCATGGGTGTCCTTATGAACCTCAAGTTCCAAGCTATTTTGTTTATAACTCTTTGTCACTTGGTATTAGGAAACAACAGCTAGAAGGGCTGAGGCCTGGGCCGCTGTCGAGAGATCTCTAAATTCTCGACTCCAGGTGCCTGAATGTTATTTCTTGTTATGATATAACACGTGAAACTTGTAAAGACATCTCTATTTATTATTAGCTGTTACACTTTCAGGAAGCAGAGGCCAAAGCTGCTGTTGCTGAGGAAAGAGAGCAATCTGTGAATAAACGCTTGTCTCAAACATTATCTCGAATTAATGTTCTTGAAGCGCAGGTTCATCATCTTTCTATGAACAAATTTTTGTTAGTGATGGAACTATTTGATGAATTGTAGCTGAAATTGGTTATGCTCAGATTTCTTGTCTCAGGACCGAACAAACACAGTTAAGTAGGTCCCTCGAAAAGGAGAGACAGAGAGCAGCTGAAAATAGGCAGGAATACCTTGCAGCCAAGGAGGAAGCTGACACTCAAGAAGGTCGTGCCCATCTGAAGCACAAATTAAGGAACTGAGGCAGAAAAACAAGGAAGAGTTACAAGATGCATTAACACACAGAGAACTTCTACAACAGGTATCACCCTTTGGTTTCCTTCTACTCATGACTATCATGGTTAATTAGGTTGCATGTGTTTTTATTCTggatttccctttctttttcagtttttcttctGTTGCCAACCACATTATAAACACAATTCAGTCTTGACAATACTAGAAGTGAATGCTCAACTTGACTTGTCTAAATAAATGAATCCATGGAAAGGGCACTTATTGATGTTTTGTCTGTGGAGCTGAAGAACCCGCTCAGTTATTGAATTTTCCCTGCAAGAACTTGATATCTTTCAATCTTTTAGGAAGATGATCTAGACATAATAGAagctgatttgaagtttattaaTTTAGTCCATGTTCGGAATTCATATGAAGCTGGATGGTTATGTAGAGGATAATTTCGTTATTGTTTTGGAGATTTCTCTGAAAGACTAGAACAAAAGCTATCTTCCTACTTTATCATATGCACTTAAGGTGTAATGCTGTCTGGAAGATTCGTGATTTAAGCTCATGATTTGTTTCAGGAAATTGAAAGAGAGAAAGCTGCTCGGTTGGAGTTGGAAAGGACAGCTCATGTCCATTCTACTTCTGCATCTGATCAAACTCCTATTGCAAGGAGCAACTCTGCTTTTGAGAATGGTCTGCTTTACTTTGGAAATTTACACCAGTTAACTTCTTATtgctttcatatattttttacattttgcaAATTTTGCAGGAAATTTAACCCGAAAGCTCTCCACAGCTAGCAGTCTGGGCAGCATGGAAGAGAGCTATTATCTGCAAGCATCTCTGGACACATCTGACAGTCTTTCTGAACAGAGAAATTTTGGAGAGGCAACCATGAATCCTTACTACATGAAGAGCATGACACCTAGTGCTTTTGAATCTGCCCTTCGTCAGAAAGAGGGTGAACTTGCATCATATATGTCTCGTTTGGTATGTATTGCTTTTTTCTTGAACTTAATGCTTAAAGTATTGCTTGTTACCACATATCTTCATGCTGTATGCTGTATTGTGCATTCTGGTGCTGAGTTTCGCAGTGTGTATCCTGTGTGGATATGTTGCATTTGGACAATCATCTGGGTTTATGCTTAAAATTCATTCTTTTTCATCCACGTGCAGCTCTGATCAATTATTTGCATTTTTTGTGTGGTCCAGGCATCCATGGAATCTGTCCGTGATTCTCTTGCAGAAGAGTTGGTCAAAATGACATCACAAGTGAGTTTCTACATGTTCTTTAGTGAGTCACATTTACAGAATAGGTAATTACCTATATATTATTGTTCTACTTTATTTTCCCATGTCATTGAGTTCAATGAATGTTTTGATCCTCTGTAGTGTGAGAAATTACGGGCCGAGTCTGCTCTTTTGCCTGGTGTACAGGCAGAACTAGATGGACTGAGGCAAAGGCACTCTGCTGCCCTGGAGTTAATGGGTGAACGTGATGAGGAGGTATGCAAGGAATAAATTCTGATTTTCTGTTGATGTTCTTGAGATCTAATTGCATAATTGAAATGTGCTAAACCTCTTAAATTGTTCAACCAAGTTCCCAGAATCCTtgaaggaattttatttttgattggcTTATAAAAGAAATGCATTTTGTCTGTGGAATTAAGTTTGCCCCAAATTATGATTGATCATTTTTACTCAACTCCATGGTGTGCTCTTTGTTTAAATAGAAAGTGGAAATTTGTAGAAATCATTTGTCCACCGGAGTGctgtatatttttgtttcttgttccaCTTCCTTTCTTTTAAACCGCCCTTTATCAAATATGAATGCACTCAATCGAATAGAGTTCTAGGAAAAATGAAGTGAAGCAGAGCCTTCAGCATAAAGTTTGTCCAATACAAATGGGAAGAAGAACACTCAAgactgatttttttgttttttcatgtaatcTTGCTGGAGGATGCTGTGTCAGATTTTGAATATGTTTGGCCACTTGCTATGCAAATACTGAGAGAATATATtgataacaaaataaagtaGCATACTATCGTGATTTCCATATTGTGATTATGGAAGTGGGATTTCTTGATGCCCTTTCCCTTATTCTTACATGGTTAAATCGAAAACATAGTCGAGTGaaatttgtgttatttattaTATCCTGACATTTTGAGTGTCTTCATATTTCTAGTTGGAGGAACTTCGTGCTGATATTGTAGACTTGAAAGAAATGTACAGAGAGCAAGTAAATTTGCTTGTCAacaaggtattttttttcaatcttcttTTCCCCAAACATTTTCGTaccattctaaaaaaatatggtgaTTTTTTAcactctctttcattttttttttacctgaatTCGCTTGCAATCTGTTGACAGATCCAAATATCAAGTACATCCTCTGGCAATGCCTGAGAAGTTGACTCTACAGAATGTGTTACATACCATTTACATAGAAACTCATGGTATAGTGCAGGGGACGTGATTTATCGTTCGttcgaacctttttttttctttctccctcTATACTTGTGAGTGGGGGCAAGCGGCGATATATTCAGAGGAGATCCTTTTTCATGAAACCTAGAACTATATTGTAATTGAGATGAATTTGTTGTATAGCAGAAACCCGAAGGTGACAAGTTTGTTTCTCCAGCTCGAAGATGATAtaaatttttggatttctttcgTGATGATTAAAATTCTTCATTACAGTCCTCACCTTTCTTTATGATCTGTGCAAGCATGAGTTTCTTGCTTCCTCCATTTACATTTATTGAACATTGAATTCAGAACTGAGAAATACTGAGAAACAGTATTTAAGATACACTCGAGCATTCCAAATTAGTCATGCCCCCAACAGAACTGGGAAACAGCAGCTGCTACAACCTGAGCATATACTGTTTCTTAAGAAATTCCGAATCGGTTTGTGCCCTTCACAAGGAATTCTAAAACATCATTCTTCGTTTAGAAACCCTAATCattcacaaaaaaagaaaaagaaaaagaaaaacctaatcAATTAGTTAAGAAACTTCAAACCTACAGAGTGGGCAGAATTTGCTCTTCTCCAACCATCTGCGTATGCACCCGCAATGATAGACATGTGAGCAAGGCAATCGAGTTGCTTCACAGCCAACCAAAAGCTGGTCGAAACAAACTGAACATGGCTGGTTAGCAGACCCTTCTAATTCAACCTTCACAATCTCCAATTTCTCTATAGACGACGCGGTGGCAGGCACAAAGCATaagacatcatcatcatcatcatcatcgccGCCGCCGCTTGATGACTCATCAAAACTCGGTGGGACATCTACTCTCACCTTCATATACAAAACCTTACGATCCAAGAGCAGAATACTTCTTGCCATTTGACGAGCACAAGTCAATACCTGATCTATCATGAAAGCCCTAACAGGGATATCCATAACAGAAAGGATATCACGGATGGTTAATCTTGATGTTTCTAGGTCATGCAATAACTGGTCACGATCAACCAGGAAATCTCTCTTCACCCAATCGCAGTCCGCATCGTAGAGATGCTGTGATTCATCATCTTCAAGATCGTCTTCGTCAACAAGTACAGGACGCATGAAACTTGCTTCAACCACAATGCAGAACTTGTTACACAGCACAGAGTCATCTCCTGGTTTAACTAAATCCAGTGGAATAGTAGAAAAACACAAGTCACCAAAGTCTGACATTAGCCCTAGCTTATTAGCTTGGATCAGAAACGACTGCAGAGAGTAAATTTTCTCTACCTATCAGTCATGCGATTGGAAAGGGAAGCTaccatacatatatatacacaatcGTTAAACCTGTGTTTGTTCGGAATCCTTAAGCAACAAGAAAACTTTTGATGTCGTGTTACCATTAATGTATTACCGCATTTATGGGAATTGATTTACTTGAATTATAAAGCATTTTTATTATTGGTTTATGAATATGTTTGAATTTATgtagatattttttaaggtaattttatttataaatatattaaaataatatattttaaaaaattctaattttaatatgaatataaaaacataaaaaattaattttaaactattttttttaaatacccactcttattctttttataatatgtaaaatgaattaaaaattttttttgttttgtatgtttCAATATTGATATTTGAGTGGATTTATGATGAGATTtagctttaatttatttttgtgtcttacaaatattttttaaaaagttaatttttttatttgaaattaatttttttaatgtttttagattattttaatattgtcaaaaataattttttaaaaataaaaaaaatattattttaatatatttttaaataaaatatattttaaaaaacaactcaatcacaatttcaaaaatattcttttaaaaactaatttttttcatttaaaattaatattttttaatatttttaaattatttcgatacgataatattaaaaataatttttttttaaaataaaaaaatattattttaatatatttttatttaaaaatatattttaaaaaaacaactcaatcaCACCCAACTATATTCTATAATTTGCCAACtcctattttcttaattatttatagCAAATGCTATCGTGTCAACAACACGTGAACAAGGAATGTTATCATCTCGTGGATACGGCCACCCCAGATCCTGCTCCCCACCAACAACCAACGGCCAGGTGTCGTCTCTCTCGATTTGCTTGCTCtctcttttaagaaaaaaccagTGAGTGAGGGAGAGGGAGCTCTAGTCTCAATGTCACCGCTATACTATGCATCCATCCCCATCACCCGCGCTCATTAGCTATAGCCTACTCCCACTCGGTCAGAACTCTCATTTTCTAATAAACGGTTGTTTCTCCTAAATCGGACGCTCACCTTCTCTCGCTCCGTGAACAGAAGGCGCATTTAATTGTTGATCACAGCCACCGGAAGGGTACTCTTCTCGAAATCCACTCCGTCTCCACgtctaaatttaaatatttagccAACCTTTCATTTTTATCACAAACACCCTCCCTCAAACTCTGTTTCTCTTCGTCAGAAGTTGCTgcgctttctttcttttttcttcctcttcttcttcttcttattatcattattagtattactactactactacttttCTTCTCCAATTACCAAAAAGAGATGGCGAGTTTGTTCTATGGGCGTTGGTTTCTTAGACTTGTATTTACAAGGAATGAGATCTAAAACGAgatcctattattattattattatttctttggatttattttaacttatgataatattttgtttaaagaaTAGAATCTTGATTAATATATAGAGTTAGAGAGGATGATTGATACGATactgtattaaaataaaataaaaagggctGATCTGGATTTGCAGGTGGTAGACAAAGTAAATCTTGCAATGAGAGGGCGTTATGTGGAGACAGTGGTGACCAAGAAACGGGCTTCGTCCAGGGATTTTATTAATGCCTATGACAGAGAAGAAAGTtctggtattttaattttaatcatttctttctttctttctttctatatatatatatatattgctgtGTGTGTGATCTAATAAGAAAGAATATATCATACTGGGGACCGCAGATGCTATGTGAATATtcttatttagaataaaaaaatgcacAAGCTGctctatttctccttttcttttgtatacTTTTGCTATGCTAATTCATCAACTTCAttactcaatatatatatatatatatatatatagtgtgtgtgtgtgtgtgtgttggggggagaggagagagagagagccaagGCATTGATTTTCGTATTTAAATCACattgttttttaagtgatttgaTTACTCATGCTTTTAGTTTTGCCcattttttcatgataaatttCCCTTTATTGAGCTAGCTGATGATCTAGGAGCACAAACACCGATTCCTTTAGCTAGTTATTTGTTAGAAGCTACAAGCACAACATATGTGGTTGCAAGGATGCTTGTTACGCAATAAAGTTTATGAATTTTCACGACTAATGTCGATgcattttgttaattattattcatttttgctatatatatagtttccAAAGTTGTGGATGATAAACGAAGCAGCTGATATCTGCTATTGGCTGCAGGACATTTAGCGACTGGAACAGCCAAAGATGCTGGAAACCCTCACTGGAGGCATTCGTTGGTGCATGTACTGGTAGCAACTCTTTCTTCATTCTTATTCGGCTATCATCTTGGGTGTGCCCCTCTAACTCTATTCACTTTTGCTCTTCTGCTTAagttttaatgattttggatACAttatttactaatatttttgtattattaattcAGAGTAGTTAATGAAACACTAGAAAGCATCTCTTTTGACCTTGGCTTTAGTGGGAATACCATGGCTGAAGGTACTTCATGCAACAAACTGTTCATTTTGTTTCATCTTCCCtagtggggaaaaaaaatctaatggatTCTTTTCATTTGAAGGTCTGGTGGTAAGTACATGCCTAGGGGGTGCATTTGTTGGATCTATATTCAGTGGCTGGATAGCGGATGGTGTTGGGCGCCGCAGGGCGTTCCAGCTTTGTGCTTTACCAATGATAATTGGGGCTTCAATGAGGTATGCATAGGGACTTGTATTTGTTTCAGGCTCATTTTCCAAATTCTTATTATGTCTAAAACTCTTTCTAATGAggctattcaaataaaaaattgcagtGCAACAACAAAAGATCTGCGGGGTATGCTTCTAGGGAGGTTTTTTGTTGGAACTGGGATGGGAATTGGCCCACCTGTTGCGGCTCTCTACGTGACAGAGGTACAGCTGTATAAGaaatgataattttgatatatacaTTGCCAGCTAACTTCACAGGATCCTACCTTTGTTTgctttttcattcatttattgaTTGAGGAACATATATCACTCTAATGAATAGGTTTCACCAGCTTATGTAAGGGGTACTTATGGGAGTTTGACCCAAATTTCGACATGTCTTGGACTTTTGGGATCTTTCTTTATTGGAATTCCAGCCAAGGAAACTATGGGTTGGTAAGAAATCTTGAAAGGAGGTTGAAGATTACTGTTCACTGCAAAAATTCTTTCAATATGTTTCAGCCATTCAAGTACATTGCTTGTGATCGCATTAACACAAATTAGTTGTCTTATTACTCGTTGCTCTGCTCAGGTGGCGCATTTGTTTTTGGGTGTCTGCCATCCCTGCTGCAATGCTTGCTCTTTTTATGGAGTTTTGTGCCGAGAGTCCTCACTGGCTTTTAAAGGTCATCTGATCTTCAGTTTTATGCAtatcaaacaattcaaaatttttttcttgtgcttGCATTGGTTGAGCTTAGTTCCACCCTCTTGATGTTTGCACCCAAGTCGGGAGAAATATGCTTATATGTGACCATACACGTACACATGGTTATCTAACACAGcatttttcttgttcaataaAAGTACCCATATTGCCAATCCCTACAAGTTTGGATTAAGGCTTTGTTGTTGTTAGCTTGTTAAGAgctatttaatgaaaaaatcatcattgaaaTTCATCTGACATCTATGAATAGATGTGGGTTACAGGTTACTATTGGTGATTAGATCTTCATAATCTactaataattttagatttcataaagatgcatataattttattttatttgggaaGATAGAGTGTGTTAATTACCAAATATAATGTGAAGAAATGCACAAAGATAATAATGGACAATACTCTAATAGTTGAACATTTTTGAACAAGTGGTCCTTTAGCATGCGGTCTTAGAGCTAGGCTGCATCTCACAATCTAGGAAGCTCCTTTGAATTTTAATGTAGGTTCTTTCCTCTTATGATGGTTGGATATTAAATGCTGGAAAGTAGTATGCTGACTCTTGTCCCTTTCTTTCCTTTGCAATGTCACATCCTCTTTTTGTACCTTTGACTCGTTACTCCTAACAGAAATTTTGATGATAAAACTTCAAAGAGAAATTCTTCCCTCTAAAaagttttaagttttaaaaataggttgtttaaaattattgctTTAGGatcaaattttcaaattgtATTGAAATCAAATTCAGTTTTCCCCTTCTCTAATTATTTTCATGCAAGTAACTGGATCCTTCTTCCATGTTGTATGAACAAGccatcataatattttaaagagtaCAATTTTGATGCAACAATACTTTTGCTGGGGCAGTCTAGAAGTAAATTACAATTGATTCTGGCGTTTTTTCTCTGCAACTCTAACTTTTGTTCTGTTAATtgctcaaaatattaaaaaatatttcattcaagcttctttcttcaaataattattcaagTGTTATCAATATTGTTCGAAAGTCGTTCTGAAGAACAAAAAGTTTAGTAAATGAACCAAAGTTCAGAGCTAGATAGAGGTTGTTATGTTTAGCTTTATCATGAGTACTTGGTGTGATCATGGTTCATTTAGCCATTGTATAGAATGTAATTTAGTAAGTAATGATAATAGATTTTCCTAAATTTACTTCAGAGGGGAAGAAGTACTGAAGCTGAAGCCCAATTTGAGAAACTTTTAGGAGGAACACATGTCAAATCTGCAATTATCGAATTGTCAAAGTCAGACCGGGGAGATGAAGTTGATAAAGTGAAGTTATCAGAGTTTCTCTATGGTCGCTATTTTAAAGGTGCATTTCTCTTTTAACTTGCAGTTATATTTTCACATTAGTTTTGTTTCAAATAATTACTTTTGAATTCTCCATTTGCAGTGGTTTTCATTGGGTCTGCCCTTTTTGCCTTGCAACAGCTATCTGGAATAAATGCTGTATTCTATTTTTCATCAGCCGTCTTTAAAAGTGCTGGTGTACCTTCAGACTCTGCAAACATATGTGTTGGAGTTAGCAATTTACTGGGTAGAGAGGGCTTTTCTCCCAGACATTCACTTGTGGAATATTGTTGGCTATCTCTTCCAAATTATGATTCTATTTTTAATGTCTTTAGGGTCAATAATTGCGATGGTTATGATGGACAAACTGGGAAGAAAGGTGCTACTTACTGGAAGCTTCTTCGGcatggtaagaaaaaaaaaggtggtggGAAAactgctatttattttattttcttgaagatTATGTCTATAATGTGAAGATTGGTAGCGGTATATTCTAGGTTCAAACATGAAACAAGTATCAACAGTGTTAAAACCATATTTTGATCTTCCAAGCAAGCCATTTTCCAGTCATTTCTCCCATTTAAGTGGGATGGGGAAGCAGAATTTGGAGATAGTGTCATGCCCTTCTGCCATTTTCCAGGAAGTAGTTGCTCTCATGACCTGGATCTTATACCAGGCTGTGTGTAACTTGTAACTTCCTAGCACCAGGTTCTAATCTGATTGCATTAGAGAATCGTATCAGGGTCCATGTGTATGTTTGCTATGGAATAGACAGATAGTGATTGTGTCTTTGAACAGTGAGAGTTTTCTTAATTGATAGAGAAAGTCACCAACAAGGTGGAATGTAACATCATAACTGTATAGGTGAAGATATGGAGTTAATGAATCAAATATAACAGGCAGTAGTCCTTGTAACTTTGCCTCTTTTTTGGAAATTTATGGAGATTGATTTATTACATGGCAATATTGAGTGAATAACTGTAGACTACATGATGCCATTTGTGCTGACAATAAAAACTCAAGAATTGTAAAACGTAGACCAGAAGGTGGCGTAAAGTTAATGCTAGAATAGGAGCTTTGTAGGTAGGGTCCAGCAGTTTGTGAGTTCTGTTTTTGTTCTTGCAACTGGATTCCTGTGGTATCAATATGCAATTTATGAGTTTAATGCTACAGATTTGCATTATCAGAATAGACTGTGACAATATGCTTGATCGATACTTCATGCATTCTGTTGTGCAGGCAGTCTCAATGGGTCTTCAAGCAACTGCAGCTACTTCATTTGTGTCAAGCTTTGCAGCATTGTATCTATCAGTTGGAGGCATGCTGCTGTAAGTAGTCATCCTTATACTCCAGAACTTGTGAGAAAAAGATCACTTCTCTTTATGAATAAACCAAAATATTAACCAAGCTTATGATGACTTGGTCATTACTTTCAGACTCTCCAATTCTCTTTTAGCACGAGCTTGAAACTTTTTTGACGAAATATACTATAATTAAGCATCAGTTGATATTGGAATAACAGGAGATGCACACACTTAAAAGGAAATCTCCTAACATGTGAGATATGAATGATAAGTTGTTTAGAAACTAGCTTTTTCCATAAAGATTGTCTGGTGAAAACTTATTATTTTGAAGCCTCATGATTTCtgttatttaaaacacaaaactgGTAGTGCAGGTTTGTATTGATGTTTTCTCTCGGCGCTGGTCCAGTTCCTAGTCTCCTACTATCAGAAATATTGCCAAGCCAGATTAGGGCAAAGGCGCTGGCAGTTTGCATGGCCGTGCATTGGGTAATTCTTTCATGGCTGTCCTTGATTTTTTTGACCAAAGACCTTTTCTTTCAGGCAATTGAGACAGCCAAATCTACACCTATgctactaatttttatttatttttattcacttCAATTGATAGATTGATCTTTTTGATGATGACTAGACAGTAAAATTTGGAGGAGAAAATCTTGGCAATGGATAATTCTCTCATGGCTGTCCTTCATTTTTCTGACCGAagacatttttcattttttggacATTGAGACAGCCAAGTCTACACCTATGCAATTTATCACTCCAATTTGATAGATTGATCTCATTTTGGATGATGACTAGACATTAAAACTTGGAGGAGAAAATCTTGGCATTTCCATTAGACTAACCAGCATAATGATATAAGAATTTGAAGTTTGATTCCACATGGAGAGAGTTCTGCTGTATTTTGTCATATTCAAAGAACAATATTATCTGCAAACACAATTCAATCAAAGCAAATTACTGAATTTTTTTGTCACAACACATTTGAGGTAGTTTAggttttcttcttgttgatttgTGAATTTAGTTCTTTTGTCTGGGTAAATTTTAGTTCCAGCTTCAAAGACTTGGATCTGTGCCAAGTATATAAGTTAGGTCATTTTCTTGTCTCCCCTTGTATCACTTAtccaaactcattattttttgtcatcGTGTTGCTGATTAAGTTAGGTCTTTGTAACAGGTTATAAATTTCTTTGTTGGCCTCTTGTTCTTGCGTTTACTGGAGCAAATTGGGCCCTTGGTCTTGTATACAGTCTTTGGAAGCTTTTGTCTGGTTGCTGTgttttttgtgaagaaaaatGTGTTGGAGACAAAAGGAAAATCACTCCAAGAGATCGAGATTGCACTTATGCCTCCAGAGTAAAGGTCGATCGTTTTCATACTGTTTCCCAGAatagttgtttttaataaaaaaaataatttgagggCTAATCAATTGTATTGCTTGGAATAACCTAGTCTATGATAGTTTGCTAGAAATTATTATGGAAGTTAAAAAATGGGACCTATTTTCCTTGTAAGGCTTTTTCTTGACATAATGACTTTCAACTTTCCAAATGCCTTGATTATTTATACAAATGTTTACTTGGCAACTGCGTTCATTTGAGAGCTTGGTCCTGCATCTTCAACCATCAAAATGACACCATGCTTATCCTTTTACCCCCATGTTTATCCACAATAGCTATTTGCTTCTTGCTATtgataagttttaaattttcattagaAGCCAAAGGATCGCTTTACCCTGTTTGGGATATGCTTCAACTGCaacttatttcattttttattctattctaTTTTGATTTCCTACAAGTTGCTGGCTTTGTTCAGGGTATTTTTGGCTGAGAAACCCACATATTTTGCATTTGGTGTAATAAATATGGATTTGTTTGGATACTATTTCATGGCTTTGTTTGGATACTGTTTACTCTTCCCTTTATAGCTCTATTTTACTTCACATTGCAcatgtttcttttccttttaagttAAGGGCAGCTCtcagtttaattgtttttatcccCCCTATAGTTCAGCATGAagattaagatgattttttcatCCGCAGCTGCTCTTATTTCTGTAATTATGCCCTGGAGTTGGCTTCAAGGCATGATGGGCAGACTTTGGATAATTATTCTATTTGTTCCAACAAATAGATCAACTTggatataaaaactaaaccatTCTTCCTGTTTTGTGTCTCAAGCATGGCTCACCTCTTAGAACATTTCCAGCCATGGCTAAAATGGTTTTTGATCAGTACGTGGATATATTCTGGCTGGCTTCTGTAATCTGTCTGAAATCGAGGATctcttattattgttattattattatttggataAATCTGATCTTGGGAATCATGTTGATTTGCAGGAAGACGAAGGGATATTTAGTTGGATGTTTCCATGCCTCTGCGTCAATTTTGCCTTGTTCTGGTTTGGAGACAGCGGTAGCAGTGGAGAAATTGGAGAATACATCGATAATGTGCTCGCTCTAGAAGGCCCATGTATACAGCCGgagcattattatttttgtagcaGGATAATTCACGAGCACATCGGTGTATATTCCAAACTGTCCACTACAGATAATTGAAGCGAAGCAGAATAGGTTGTAGAACTTGGGATTCTACCCACAAATAATA
This genomic interval from Populus alba chromosome 1, ASM523922v2, whole genome shotgun sequence contains the following:
- the LOC118046206 gene encoding probable plastidic glucose transporter 3 isoform X1; the encoded protein is MRGRYVETVVTKKRASSRDFINAYDREESSGHLATGTAKDAGNPHWRHSLVHVLVATLSSFLFGYHLGVVNETLESISFDLGFSGNTMAEGLVVSTCLGGAFVGSIFSGWIADGVGRRRAFQLCALPMIIGASMSATTKDLRGMLLGRFFVGTGMGIGPPVAALYVTEVSPAYVRGTYGSLTQISTCLGLLGSFFIGIPAKETMGWWRICFWVSAIPAAMLALFMEFCAESPHWLLKRGRSTEAEAQFEKLLGGTHVKSAIIELSKSDRGDEVDKVKLSEFLYGRYFKVVFIGSALFALQQLSGINAVFYFSSAVFKSAGVPSDSANICVGVSNLLGSIIAMVMMDKLGRKVLLTGSFFGMAVSMGLQATAATSFVSSFAALYLSVGGMLLFVLMFSLGAGPVPSLLLSEILPSQIRAKALAVCMAVHWVINFFVGLLFLRLLEQIGPLVLYTVFGSFCLVAVFFVKKNVLETKGKSLQEIEIALMPPE
- the LOC118046206 gene encoding probable plastidic glucose transporter 3 isoform X2 yields the protein MAEGLVVSTCLGGAFVGSIFSGWIADGVGRRRAFQLCALPMIIGASMSATTKDLRGMLLGRFFVGTGMGIGPPVAALYVTEVSPAYVRGTYGSLTQISTCLGLLGSFFIGIPAKETMGWWRICFWVSAIPAAMLALFMEFCAESPHWLLKRGRSTEAEAQFEKLLGGTHVKSAIIELSKSDRGDEVDKVKLSEFLYGRYFKVVFIGSALFALQQLSGINAVFYFSSAVFKSAGVPSDSANICVGVSNLLGSIIAMVMMDKLGRKVLLTGSFFGMAVSMGLQATAATSFVSSFAALYLSVGGMLLFVLMFSLGAGPVPSLLLSEILPSQIRAKALAVCMAVHWVINFFVGLLFLRLLEQIGPLVLYTVFGSFCLVAVFFVKKNVLETKGKSLQEIEIALMPPE